One window from the genome of Pseudomonas leptonychotis encodes:
- a CDS encoding sensor histidine kinase: MLTSFSLSQLILISAAYLLILFGVAWISEHGLIPRWVIRHPLTYTLSLGVYASAWAFYGTVGLAYQYGYGFLASYLGVSGAFLLAPVLLYPILKITRTYQLSSLADLFAFRFRSTWAGALTTVFMLVGVLPLLALQIQAVADSIGILTREPVQERVALAYCGLIILFTILFGARHIATREKHEGLVFAIAFESVVKLVAISIIGLYALYGVFDGPQDLQSWLVQNQSSLTSLHTPLQEGPWRTLLLVFFASAIVMPHMYHMTFTENLNPRAMVSASWGLPLFLLLMSLAVPLILWAGLKLGATTNPEYFTLGVGIAVNSQTLALIAYVGGLSASSGLIIVTTLALSGMLLNHIVLPLYQPPSEGNIYRWLKWTRRALILLVIMAGYGFYLLLGAEQDLANLGIVAFVATLQFLPGVLSVLYWPTANRKGFIAGLLAGIGVWIVSMLLPMLGNLQGLYLPWFNVIYVLDDSSWHMAAIGSLAANVLMFTLVSLFTEASPEEKSAAEACAVDNVRRPQRRELLANSPQEFAAQLAKPLGAKTAQHEIEQALRDLHLPFDEGRPYALRRLRDRIEANLSGLMGPSVAQDIVETFLPFKAGSETYVTEDIHFIENRLEDYHSRLTGLAAELDTLRRYHRQTLQELPMGVCSLAKDQEVLMWNKAMEDLTEIPAQRVVGSRLSTLAEPWRALLQHFIELPDEHLHKQRLALDGQTRWLNLHKAAIDEPLAPGNSGLVLLVEDLTDTQMLEDKLVHSERLASIGRLAAGVAHEIGNPITGIACLAQNLREEREGDSELTEISEQIIEQTKRVSRIVQSLMSFAHSGSHQNSEEPVCLAQVAQDAIALLDLNRRSVEVQFFNLCDSDHWVVGDPQRLAQVLINLLSNARDASPPGSAIRVKSEVFEHTIDLIVEDEGTGIPKAIIDRLFEPFFTTKDPGKGTGLGLALVYSIVEEHYGQITIDSPADPELQRGTRIRVSLPRHVEATSLAT, translated from the coding sequence ATGCTGACGAGCTTTAGCCTGAGCCAGCTGATCCTGATCAGCGCCGCCTACCTTCTTATTCTGTTCGGCGTGGCCTGGATCAGTGAGCACGGCCTGATTCCGCGTTGGGTGATCCGCCACCCGCTGACCTACACCCTGTCACTCGGCGTATACGCCAGCGCCTGGGCCTTCTACGGCACGGTGGGCCTGGCCTACCAGTATGGTTACGGCTTCCTCGCCAGTTACTTGGGGGTGTCTGGGGCCTTTCTGCTGGCACCGGTGCTGCTCTATCCAATTCTGAAAATCACCCGCACCTACCAGCTGTCATCCCTGGCTGACCTGTTTGCCTTCCGCTTCCGCAGCACCTGGGCCGGCGCCCTGACCACGGTATTTATGCTGGTCGGCGTGCTGCCATTGCTGGCCCTGCAAATTCAGGCGGTGGCCGACTCCATCGGTATTCTCACCCGCGAGCCGGTACAGGAACGTGTTGCTCTGGCTTACTGCGGGCTGATCATCCTGTTCACCATTCTGTTTGGCGCCCGCCATATCGCCACCCGTGAGAAGCACGAAGGCCTGGTGTTCGCCATTGCCTTCGAGTCGGTGGTCAAGCTGGTGGCAATCAGCATTATCGGCCTGTATGCCTTGTACGGCGTATTCGACGGCCCGCAGGACCTGCAGTCCTGGCTGGTGCAGAACCAATCTTCGCTGACCAGCCTGCATACGCCCTTGCAGGAAGGCCCGTGGCGCACGCTGCTGCTGGTGTTCTTCGCCTCGGCCATCGTCATGCCGCACATGTACCACATGACCTTCACCGAAAACCTCAACCCGCGTGCCATGGTCAGTGCCAGTTGGGGCCTGCCACTGTTCCTGCTGTTGATGAGCCTGGCGGTGCCGCTGATTCTCTGGGCCGGGCTGAAGCTGGGGGCCACCACCAACCCGGAATACTTCACCCTCGGCGTGGGCATCGCCGTGAATAGCCAGACCCTGGCGCTGATCGCCTATGTCGGCGGGCTGTCGGCCTCCAGCGGGCTGATTATCGTCACCACGTTGGCGCTGTCCGGCATGCTGCTCAACCACATCGTGCTGCCGCTGTACCAGCCGCCCTCGGAAGGCAATATCTACCGCTGGCTGAAGTGGACCCGCCGCGCCCTTATCTTGCTGGTCATCATGGCCGGTTACGGCTTCTACCTATTACTGGGTGCCGAACAGGACCTGGCCAACCTGGGCATCGTCGCTTTCGTCGCCACCCTGCAGTTCCTGCCCGGCGTACTCTCGGTGCTGTATTGGCCGACCGCCAACCGCAAAGGCTTTATCGCTGGGCTATTGGCCGGCATCGGTGTGTGGATAGTGAGCATGCTGTTGCCGATGCTCGGGAATCTGCAAGGGTTGTACCTGCCTTGGTTCAACGTCATCTATGTACTGGACGACAGCAGCTGGCACATGGCGGCCATCGGCTCGCTGGCGGCTAACGTACTGATGTTCACCTTGGTATCACTGTTCACCGAAGCCAGCCCGGAAGAGAAAAGCGCGGCCGAAGCCTGCGCCGTGGACAACGTGCGTCGTCCGCAACGGCGTGAATTGTTGGCGAACTCGCCGCAAGAGTTTGCCGCGCAACTGGCCAAACCCTTGGGTGCAAAAACCGCACAGCACGAGATCGAACAGGCGCTGCGCGATCTGCATCTGCCATTCGATGAAGGTCGCCCCTACGCCCTGCGCCGCCTGCGTGACCGCATCGAAGCCAACCTTTCAGGACTGATGGGCCCCAGCGTGGCCCAGGACATAGTCGAAACCTTTCTGCCCTTTAAGGCGGGCAGCGAAACCTATGTCACCGAGGACATCCACTTTATCGAAAACCGCCTTGAGGACTACCACTCGCGCCTCACGGGCCTGGCCGCCGAACTCGACACCTTGCGCCGTTACCACCGGCAAACGTTGCAAGAGCTTCCCATGGGCGTCTGCTCGCTGGCCAAGGACCAGGAAGTTCTGATGTGGAACAAAGCCATGGAAGACCTCACCGAGATCCCTGCCCAACGCGTTGTCGGCTCACGCCTGAGCACCCTGGCCGAACCATGGCGGGCCCTGTTGCAACACTTTATCGAACTGCCGGACGAGCACTTGCATAAACAGCGTCTGGCCCTCGACGGCCAGACTCGCTGGCTGAACCTGCACAAAGCGGCCATCGACGAACCTCTGGCACCCGGTAACAGTGGCCTGGTACTGCTGGTTGAAGACCTCACCGACACCCAAATGCTGGAAGACAAGCTGGTGCATTCCGAACGCCTGGCCTCTATCGGCCGTCTCGCCGCAGGCGTCGCCCACGAAATCGGCAACCCGATCACCGGCATCGCCTGCCTGGCGCAAAACCTGCGCGAGGAGCGCGAAGGCGACAGCGAACTGACCGAAATCAGCGAGCAGATCATCGAACAGACCAAACGTGTGTCGCGCATCGTCCAGTCGCTGATGAGCTTCGCCCACTCCGGCAGTCATCAGAACAGCGAAGAACCCGTCTGCCTGGCCCAAGTCGCGCAAGACGCTATCGCCCTGCTGGACCTCAACCGGCGCAGTGTCGAGGTGCAGTTTTTCAACCTCTGCGACTCCGACCATTGGGTAGTCGGTGATCCGCAGCGGCTGGCCCAAGTGCTGATCAACCTGCTGTCCAACGCCCGCGACGCCTCACCGCCGGGCAGCGCGATACGGGTTAAAAGCGAGGTGTTCGAACACACCATCGACCTGATCGTTGAGGACGAAGGCACCGGCATTCCTAAGGCAATCATCGACCGCCTGTTCGAGCCCTTCTTCACCACTAAAGACCCAGGCAAAGGTACGGGACTGGGCCTTGCACTGGTCTATTCGATCGTGGAAGAGCATTATGGACAGATAACAATCGACAGCCCGGCTGACCCCGAGCTTCAACGCGGCACCCGCATCCGGGTCAGCCTGCCGAGGCATGTCGAGGCGACGTCCCTAGCGACTTAA
- a CDS encoding sigma-54-dependent transcriptional regulator — MPHILIVEDETIIRSALRRLLERNQYEVSEAGSVQEAQERFSIPSFDLIVSDLRLPGAPGTELIKLGQGTPVLIMTSYASLRSAVDSMKMGAVDYIAKPFDHDEMLQAVARILRDHQQAKHAPAPAAVSSKAGSEKVVDNSNGEIGIIGSCASMQEMYSKIRKVAPTDSNVLIQGESGTGKELVARALHNLSRRAKAPLISVNCAAIPESLIESELFGHEKGAFTGASAGRAGLVEAADGGTLFLDEIGELPLEAQARLLRVLQEGEIRRVGSVQSQKVDVRLIAATHRDLKSLSKIGQFREDLYYRLHVIALKLPPLRERGADVSDIARAFLIRQSTRQGRLDMCFAADAEQAIRHYPWPGNVRELENAIERAVILCEGNSISAELLGIDIELDDLEDDFTGLPPHSSGMGHESSEPTEDLSLEDYFQHFVLEHQDHMTETELARKLGISRKCLWERRQRLGIPRRKSSGATAG; from the coding sequence ATGCCTCATATTTTGATCGTCGAAGACGAAACCATTATCCGTTCTGCCCTGCGCCGCCTACTGGAACGCAACCAGTACGAAGTCAGCGAAGCCGGCTCGGTGCAAGAAGCTCAAGAACGCTTCAGCATTCCCAGCTTCGACCTGATTGTCAGCGATTTGCGCCTGCCTGGCGCACCCGGCACCGAGCTGATCAAGCTCGGCCAGGGCACGCCGGTGCTGATCATGACCAGCTACGCCAGCCTGCGCTCAGCCGTCGACTCGATGAAGATGGGCGCGGTCGACTACATCGCCAAACCCTTCGACCACGATGAAATGCTCCAAGCCGTGGCGCGTATTCTGCGCGATCACCAGCAAGCCAAACACGCACCCGCCCCTGCTGCCGTGAGCTCGAAAGCCGGCAGCGAAAAGGTTGTGGACAACAGCAATGGCGAAATCGGCATCATCGGCTCCTGCGCTTCCATGCAGGAGATGTACAGCAAGATTCGCAAGGTCGCGCCCACCGACTCCAACGTACTGATTCAAGGCGAATCCGGCACCGGTAAAGAACTGGTGGCCCGCGCCCTGCACAACCTCTCTCGCCGCGCCAAGGCGCCGTTGATTTCGGTGAACTGTGCGGCCATCCCCGAATCGCTGATCGAGTCTGAATTGTTCGGCCACGAGAAAGGCGCCTTCACCGGTGCCAGCGCTGGTCGTGCAGGTCTGGTGGAAGCCGCCGATGGCGGCACCTTGTTCCTCGATGAAATCGGTGAGCTGCCTTTAGAAGCGCAAGCACGCCTGCTGCGCGTGCTGCAGGAAGGTGAAATTCGCCGGGTGGGCTCGGTGCAATCGCAGAAGGTCGATGTACGCCTGATCGCTGCGACCCACCGCGACCTAAAAAGCTTGTCGAAAATCGGCCAGTTCCGTGAAGACCTGTATTACCGCCTGCACGTAATCGCACTCAAACTGCCGCCGCTGCGCGAGCGTGGGGCTGACGTGAGCGATATCGCCCGCGCCTTTCTGATTCGCCAGAGCACCCGCCAGGGTCGACTCGACATGTGTTTTGCTGCGGACGCCGAACAAGCCATTCGCCATTACCCTTGGCCGGGTAACGTGCGCGAACTGGAGAACGCCATCGAGCGCGCGGTGATCCTCTGCGAAGGTAATAGCATCTCGGCCGAGCTGCTGGGCATCGATATCGAATTGGACGACCTTGAAGACGACTTCACTGGCCTGCCGCCCCACAGCAGCGGCATGGGACATGAGTCGAGCGAGCCAACCGAAGACCTGTCACTGGAAGACTACTTCCAGCACTTCGTGCTGGAGCACCAAGACCATATGACCGAGACCGAACTGGCCCGCAAACTCGGTATCAGCCGCAAATGCTTGTGGGAGCGCCGCCAGCGGCTGGGCATCCCACGACGCAAATCTTCGGGTGCAACCGCGGGCTGA
- a CDS encoding polynucleotide adenylyltransferase PcnB, producing MLKKLFKSFRSPIRRGNHSHSTPEVLSSSQHPIERGEISRYAVSVVERLQQAGYQAYLVGGCVRDLLLDIEPKDFDVATSATPEQVRAEFRNARVIGRRFKLVHVHFGREIIETATFRANHPEGDEEENSNLSSRHESGRILRDNVYGSLEDDAQRRDFTINALYYDPVTERILDYANGVHDIRNHLIRLIGDPTQRYQEDPVRMLRAVRFAAKLDFDIEKHSAAPIYKLAPLLAGIPAARLFDEVLKLFLAGYAVYTYELLVDYGLFGQLFPASAEALKLNPDYTDQLIRNALDSTDLRIQQGKSVTPAFLLAALLWPALPARVIKLQDRGMPPIPAMQEAAHELISEQCQRIAVPKRFTMPIREIWDMQERLPRRSGKRADTLLESSRFRAGYDFLLLRESAGEETGGLGDWWTRYQDVSDSERRNMIRDLSNKDDAAGAPRKRKRSNSKRKRGPATDSPSTPTGE from the coding sequence ATGCTGAAAAAGCTGTTCAAGTCCTTTCGTAGCCCTATCCGTCGCGGCAACCACTCGCACAGCACGCCTGAAGTGCTGAGCAGTAGCCAGCACCCTATCGAGCGCGGTGAAATTAGCCGTTATGCCGTCAGCGTGGTCGAACGCCTGCAGCAAGCGGGCTATCAGGCCTACCTGGTCGGTGGTTGCGTACGCGACCTGCTGCTAGACATCGAGCCTAAAGATTTTGACGTAGCCACCAGTGCGACACCGGAGCAGGTGCGGGCTGAATTCCGCAATGCCCGGGTCATCGGCCGTCGCTTCAAACTGGTTCACGTGCATTTCGGCCGCGAAATCATCGAGACGGCGACCTTCCGCGCCAATCACCCCGAAGGTGATGAGGAAGAGAACAGCAACCTGTCCTCACGCCATGAAAGCGGGCGCATTCTGCGCGATAACGTCTATGGCAGCCTGGAAGACGACGCCCAGCGCCGCGACTTCACCATCAATGCGCTGTATTACGACCCGGTCACAGAACGCATCCTCGATTACGCCAATGGCGTGCACGACATCCGCAACCACCTGATCCGCCTGATCGGTGACCCAACCCAGCGCTACCAGGAAGACCCAGTGCGCATGCTGCGCGCGGTGCGTTTCGCCGCCAAGCTGGATTTCGACATCGAGAAACACAGCGCCGCGCCCATCTACAAACTGGCTCCGTTGCTCGCTGGCATCCCCGCTGCGCGCCTGTTCGATGAAGTGCTCAAGCTATTTCTCGCCGGCTACGCGGTCTACACCTACGAGCTACTGGTCGATTATGGTCTGTTCGGTCAACTGTTCCCGGCCAGCGCCGAAGCGCTGAAGCTCAACCCCGATTACACCGATCAGTTGATCCGTAATGCCCTGGACAGCACCGACCTGCGTATTCAGCAGGGCAAATCGGTTACCCCGGCTTTCCTGCTCGCTGCCTTGCTTTGGCCAGCGTTGCCGGCCCGCGTAATCAAGCTGCAGGATCGCGGCATGCCGCCGATCCCGGCCATGCAAGAAGCCGCTCACGAACTGATCAGCGAACAGTGCCAGCGTATCGCTGTGCCTAAGCGCTTCACCATGCCGATCCGCGAAATCTGGGATATGCAGGAACGCCTGCCGCGCCGCAGTGGCAAACGCGCTGACACGCTGTTAGAGAGTTCACGCTTCCGTGCCGGTTACGACTTCCTCCTCCTGCGCGAAAGCGCGGGCGAGGAAACCGGTGGCCTGGGCGACTGGTGGACGCGTTATCAGGACGTCAGCGACAGTGAGCGACGCAACATGATCCGCGACCTCAGCAACAAAGATGATGCCGCCGGCGCACCGCGCAAACGCAAACGTAGCAACAGCAAGCGCAAACGCGGCCCAGCGACCGATAGCCCGAGCACCCCAACGGGCGAATAA
- the folK gene encoding 2-amino-4-hydroxy-6-hydroxymethyldihydropteridine diphosphokinase, producing the protein MTRVYIGLGSNLATPLEQLHSAFAALAALAHTTLVAQSSFYASDPLGPADQPRYVNAVAALDTTLSPLTLLDALQAIELEQGRTRKAERWGPRTLDLDILLFGNQQLDTPRLTVPHYHMHARAFVLYPLAEIAPTLRLPDGRALSELLDSCPFVGLEQLN; encoded by the coding sequence ATGACACGCGTCTATATTGGCCTGGGCAGCAACCTGGCCACCCCGCTTGAGCAACTGCACAGCGCTTTCGCGGCGCTGGCAGCCTTGGCGCACACCACATTGGTTGCCCAATCCTCGTTCTATGCCAGCGACCCGCTCGGCCCGGCCGACCAACCGCGCTATGTAAATGCGGTGGCAGCGCTCGACACCACGCTTAGCCCCCTGACGTTGCTTGATGCGCTACAAGCCATTGAGCTGGAACAAGGGCGCACGCGCAAAGCCGAACGCTGGGGCCCGCGCACCCTGGATCTGGATATTCTGCTATTCGGCAACCAGCAGTTGGACACCCCGCGGCTGACCGTGCCGCACTATCACATGCATGCCCGCGCCTTTGTGCTCTACCCGTTGGCCGAGATCGCTCCAACGCTGCGACTACCCGATGGTCGCGCCTTGAGCGAATTGCTCGACAGCTGCCCCTTTGTGGGTTTGGAACAGCTGAACTGA
- the panB gene encoding 3-methyl-2-oxobutanoate hydroxymethyltransferase, with translation MPDVTLTTLQSLKQSGEKIAMLTCYDATFAQTACQAGVDVLLVGDSLGMVLQGHDSTLPVTVADMAYHTSCVKRGNQGALILADLPFMAYATLEQTMSNCAALMQAGAHMVKLEGAAWLAEPIRQLAERGVPVCAHLGLTPQAVNILGGYKVQGRQEASARQMRADAMALEQAGASMLLLECVPSELAAEISQAVKIPVIGIGAGSATDGQVLVLHDMLGLSLSGRTPKFVKNFMAGQSSIQNAISAYVKAVKDQSFPAAEHGFSA, from the coding sequence ATGCCTGATGTAACCCTGACCACCCTGCAAAGCCTCAAGCAGAGCGGCGAGAAAATCGCCATGCTGACCTGCTATGACGCCACGTTCGCCCAGACGGCCTGTCAGGCCGGCGTCGATGTGCTGCTGGTGGGCGACTCCCTCGGCATGGTCTTGCAAGGCCATGACAGCACACTGCCCGTCACGGTTGCCGACATGGCGTACCACACCTCCTGCGTGAAACGCGGCAACCAAGGCGCGCTGATCCTCGCTGACTTGCCCTTTATGGCCTACGCCACCCTTGAGCAGACCATGAGCAATTGCGCTGCGCTGATGCAAGCCGGTGCGCACATGGTCAAGCTGGAAGGTGCGGCCTGGCTGGCCGAACCGATTCGCCAGCTGGCCGAACGCGGCGTTCCCGTGTGCGCCCACCTCGGCCTGACTCCGCAAGCGGTGAATATCCTCGGCGGTTACAAGGTTCAGGGCCGTCAGGAAGCATCAGCACGGCAGATGCGGGCCGACGCCATGGCGCTGGAGCAGGCCGGCGCGTCCATGTTGCTACTCGAATGCGTGCCCAGCGAACTGGCCGCTGAAATCAGCCAGGCGGTAAAGATCCCTGTAATCGGCATCGGCGCTGGCAGCGCAACAGACGGCCAGGTACTGGTGCTGCACGACATGCTCGGCCTCTCCCTGAGCGGCCGCACACCCAAGTTCGTGAAGAATTTCATGGCCGGCCAGAGCAGCATCCAGAATGCCATCAGCGCCTACGTCAAAGCGGTCAAAGACCAGAGCTTCCCAGCAGCCGAGCACGGATTTTCTGCATGA
- the panC gene encoding pantoate--beta-alanine ligase: protein MNTVKSVRELRAAVSQARAEGKQIAFVPTMGNLHAGHAALVEKAAQRADFVVASIFVNPLQFGPNEDLDSYPRTLLADQEKLVQAGCHLLFTPDVAEMYPHGTDGQTRVSVAGVSEGLCGASRPGHFEGVATVVSKLFNMVQPDLAIFGQKDFQQLAVIRTLVRDLNMPIQIIGEPTVRAEDGLALSSRNGYLSAEQRDAAPLLYRTLKEMANAIKAGERDYAKLITAAQAQHSAAGLRPDYLEVREANGLRPATADDRHLVILVAAFTGNTRLIDNLAFELDTPT, encoded by the coding sequence ATGAACACAGTTAAAAGCGTGCGCGAGTTACGCGCCGCTGTCAGTCAGGCGCGCGCCGAGGGTAAACAAATCGCCTTCGTGCCGACCATGGGTAACCTGCATGCCGGCCACGCCGCACTGGTGGAAAAAGCAGCGCAGCGAGCGGACTTTGTGGTGGCCAGCATTTTCGTCAACCCCTTACAGTTCGGCCCCAACGAGGACCTCGACAGTTACCCGCGCACCCTGCTTGCCGATCAGGAAAAGCTGGTTCAAGCGGGTTGTCACCTACTGTTCACCCCAGATGTCGCGGAGATGTACCCACACGGTACGGACGGTCAGACCCGCGTCAGCGTAGCAGGGGTATCCGAAGGCCTCTGCGGAGCCAGCCGCCCGGGGCACTTTGAAGGTGTCGCCACCGTGGTGAGTAAATTGTTCAACATGGTGCAGCCGGACCTGGCGATCTTCGGCCAGAAGGATTTCCAGCAACTGGCGGTAATCCGCACCCTGGTGCGTGACCTGAACATGCCGATCCAGATTATTGGCGAGCCAACCGTTCGCGCCGAAGACGGCCTGGCGTTGTCTTCGCGCAACGGTTACCTGAGCGCCGAGCAACGTGACGCCGCACCATTGCTGTATCGCACGCTGAAAGAAATGGCCAACGCCATTAAGGCCGGAGAGCGCGACTACGCCAAGCTGATTACTGCCGCGCAAGCACAGCACAGTGCGGCGGGCTTGCGCCCAGACTACTTGGAAGTGCGTGAAGCTAATGGCCTGCGCCCCGCCACAGCCGACGATCGGCATTTGGTTATTTTAGTGGCGGCCTTTACCGGCAATACCCGGCTGATTGACAACCTAGCGTTCGAGCTCGACACCCCGACCTGA
- the pgi gene encoding glucose-6-phosphate isomerase, with protein MAYYQQPHDVTSLPAWQALREHREQMNDFSMREAFASDPQRFNRFSLSSCGLLLDYSKNLIDEKTLGLLVQLAEQSKLGESIQALFKGEKVNASEGRAALHTALRSPIGRRLELDGIDLIPQVHRVLSQMTDLVSRIHSGLWRGYSEKPITEVVNIGIGGSFLGPQLVSEALRPFTQRGVRCHYLANIDGSEFRDLTARLNPETTLFIVSSKSFSTLETLKNALAARDWYLAMGGPEAELHKHFIAVSSNQKAAIEFGIKAENVFPMWDWVGGRYSLWSAIGLPIALAIGISNFKELLAGAYAMDQHFTQAPLAENMPVLMALLGIWYGNFWGAKSQAILPYDHYLRNITKHLQQLDMESNGKTVRQDGSPVDFSTGPVIWGGVGCNGQHAYHQLLHQGTELIPADFIVPVNSFSPLSDHHQWLFANCLSQSQALMHGKTRAEAEYELRSKGLDEAEVQRLAPHKIIPGNRPSNILALNRIDPFKLGALVALYEHKVFVQSAIWGTNAFDQWGVELGKELGKGVYQRLTGQLDEPAADASTQGLIQHFRDHHRG; from the coding sequence ATGGCCTATTACCAACAACCGCATGACGTCACCTCCCTGCCCGCCTGGCAGGCGCTACGCGAACATCGCGAGCAGATGAACGACTTCAGCATGCGCGAGGCCTTTGCCAGTGATCCGCAACGCTTTAACCGTTTCTCCCTCAGCAGCTGCGGCTTGCTGCTGGATTATTCGAAGAACCTGATCGATGAAAAAACCCTTGGCTTACTCGTGCAACTGGCCGAGCAGAGCAAACTAGGCGAATCCATTCAAGCGCTGTTCAAGGGTGAGAAAGTCAATGCCTCCGAAGGCCGTGCAGCGCTGCACACCGCGTTGCGCAGCCCGATTGGTCGGCGCCTGGAACTGGATGGCATCGACCTGATCCCCCAGGTGCACCGCGTACTCAGCCAGATGACTGACCTGGTCAGCCGCATCCACAGCGGCCTGTGGCGCGGTTACAGCGAAAAACCCATCACCGAAGTGGTAAATATCGGTATCGGCGGCTCCTTCCTCGGCCCGCAACTGGTGTCCGAAGCATTACGCCCCTTTACTCAGCGCGGTGTGCGCTGCCATTACCTGGCCAATATCGACGGCAGCGAATTTCGTGACCTGACCGCCCGACTGAACCCGGAAACCACTCTGTTTATCGTCTCATCCAAGTCCTTCAGCACCCTGGAAACCCTGAAGAACGCCCTCGCGGCGCGCGATTGGTACTTGGCCATGGGCGGTCCGGAAGCCGAGCTGCACAAGCACTTTATCGCGGTGAGCAGCAACCAGAAGGCCGCCATCGAGTTCGGCATCAAGGCGGAAAACGTCTTCCCGATGTGGGACTGGGTCGGCGGTCGTTACTCACTCTGGTCAGCCATCGGCTTACCTATCGCCCTGGCCATCGGCATCTCCAACTTCAAGGAGCTGCTGGCCGGCGCCTATGCCATGGACCAGCACTTTACCCAGGCGCCGCTGGCCGAAAATATGCCTGTACTGATGGCCCTGCTGGGGATCTGGTACGGCAACTTCTGGGGCGCGAAAAGCCAGGCGATCCTGCCCTACGATCATTACCTGCGTAACATCACCAAGCATTTGCAGCAGCTGGACATGGAGTCCAACGGTAAAACAGTACGTCAGGACGGCAGCCCGGTAGACTTCAGTACCGGGCCCGTGATCTGGGGCGGTGTCGGCTGCAACGGCCAGCACGCCTATCACCAGTTGCTGCATCAGGGCACCGAACTGATCCCGGCGGACTTTATCGTGCCGGTCAACAGTTTCAGCCCATTGTCTGACCATCACCAGTGGCTGTTTGCCAACTGCCTGTCGCAAAGCCAGGCTCTGATGCATGGCAAGACCCGCGCCGAAGCTGAATATGAATTGCGCAGCAAAGGCCTGGACGAAGCCGAGGTACAACGCCTGGCTCCGCACAAGATAATCCCCGGAAACCGTCCGAGTAACATCCTCGCGCTCAATCGTATTGACCCGTTCAAACTCGGCGCCCTGGTCGCCCTGTATGAGCATAAAGTCTTTGTACAAAGCGCGATCTGGGGCACCAACGCCTTCGATCAGTGGGGCGTCGAATTGGGTAAAGAGCTCGGCAAAGGCGTTTATCAGCGCCTAACCGGGCAACTCGATGAGCCCGCTGCCGACGCCTCGACTCAAGGCTTGATTCAGCATTTCCGCGACCATCATCGCGGCTGA